The proteins below are encoded in one region of Candidatus Zixiibacteriota bacterium:
- a CDS encoding anhydro-N-acetylmuramic acid kinase — MPDLLKGLTAKKNLTILGINSGTSADGIDLAAIKFAAAKNPEAEYIAGKMVSYPGKIKRELENIIDDRRAELERLSRLDIAYGQYLGRAARKFIDETGLKIDAIASHGQTISHYPYASKSLGIKTKATIQIGDGNAIAFSSGLPTISDFRRADIACGGEGAPLTPFVNQILFGHARRGRIIVNIGGIANFSYHPSGQNYNQITGGDCGPGNVLSDTACKLMFGKLYDKNGEVASSGKIENEIVSAIIKANKRKSVSTGREQFDYRLLARLVHISRKINANKNSIVTSVCEGVARLIHKSIRKYLDEKYCEAVYLCGGGRKNIYLIKRLIEYCRPIPIWPIEKLGYDGDLLEAVGFAVLGGCYLNSIASTLPKVTGALAGGIAGKLSLPEGGKVGKMVK; from the coding sequence ATGCCGGATTTATTAAAAGGATTAACAGCCAAAAAGAATTTGACTATTCTGGGCATCAATTCGGGTACGTCGGCTGACGGAATTGATCTGGCGGCGATAAAATTTGCCGCCGCAAAAAACCCTGAAGCCGAATACATCGCCGGAAAAATGGTTTCTTATCCGGGAAAAATTAAACGAGAGCTGGAAAATATTATAGATGATCGCCGGGCAGAACTGGAGAGATTATCACGGCTCGATATCGCCTACGGGCAATATTTAGGGAGAGCCGCGAGAAAGTTCATAGATGAAACGGGTCTGAAGATTGACGCCATCGCTTCGCACGGTCAGACTATCAGCCATTATCCTTATGCGTCAAAATCTCTGGGCATAAAAACAAAAGCAACTATTCAGATAGGTGATGGCAACGCCATCGCGTTTTCGTCCGGTCTTCCCACGATTTCAGATTTTCGCCGGGCGGATATCGCATGCGGCGGAGAAGGCGCTCCGCTGACGCCGTTTGTCAATCAAATTTTATTTGGACATGCGCGCCGGGGAAGAATCATCGTCAATATCGGCGGAATCGCCAATTTCAGTTATCATCCTTCGGGTCAGAACTACAATCAAATCACAGGCGGGGATTGCGGGCCAGGAAACGTGCTGTCGGATACGGCCTGCAAATTGATGTTCGGCAAGCTGTATGATAAAAACGGAGAGGTAGCCTCATCCGGCAAGATCGAAAATGAGATCGTATCGGCCATCATAAAGGCCAATAAACGCAAATCGGTTTCGACCGGGCGGGAGCAGTTTGATTATCGATTATTGGCGCGCCTGGTACATATATCCCGCAAGATAAATGCGAATAAAAATTCAATCGTAACGTCAGTGTGCGAAGGCGTTGCCCGACTCATACATAAATCTATTAGAAAATATCTGGATGAAAAATACTGTGAAGCGGTATATCTTTGCGGAGGGGGACGAAAAAACATATATCTTATCAAGAGGTTAATTGAATATTGTCGTCCCATACCGATATGGCCGATTGAAAAGCTCGGATATGACGGAGATTTGCTGGAAGCGGTCGGTTTTGCGGTTTTGGGTGGATGTTATTTAAATTCAATTGCATCGACATTACCGAAAGTTACCGGAGCGCTGGCCGGTGGTATCGCCGGAAAATTATCTTTGCCGGAAGGCGGAAAAGTCGGCAAAATGGTCAAATGA
- a CDS encoding SpoIID/LytB domain-containing protein: protein MTDTYKDMIFERIKPWLVRISLFVFMIILVWGCGRVPRVDESPMPFSRLPFVRILLDDASRQHRFISGGGQMAIDCYKGDDRYSYYSRQSVIVKSEGRKLALFTGSGTTLDYDIDRIVISPRGKNQVLGYDKKQYRGLFELTSISGQIKLVNIVYMEDYLLGVVPLEIGPTPDSMVESVKAQAVAARTYAMSHLDQYGVEAGYDLKADIIDQVYGGLSVEIKKFRNAIMATKGQVAVYNDEMIDAYYHSTCGGTTDDIEDVWDKDPRPYLKMISDGDACGISKYHSWEESFTADQLVLRLEQYLSRERGNDIRVGRLIDIRIPNRTPGGRTAAVTFETTNGRYTFNKEKVRWVIGRTDNSEGILRSANFTLDIRKNNQGEIEKVVFRGRGYGHGVGMCQMGAKGLAAEGITYDSILSLYYQGTEIKSLY from the coding sequence TTGACCGATACATATAAAGATATGATATTTGAGCGAATAAAACCCTGGCTGGTTCGCATTAGCTTGTTCGTGTTTATGATTATTCTTGTCTGGGGGTGCGGACGTGTCCCCCGGGTCGATGAATCACCGATGCCGTTTAGCCGTTTACCGTTCGTGCGAATTTTGCTTGACGATGCCTCTCGCCAGCATAGATTCATTTCGGGAGGCGGTCAGATGGCGATTGACTGCTATAAGGGTGATGATCGGTATTCCTATTATTCACGTCAGTCAGTTATAGTAAAAAGCGAAGGCAGAAAACTGGCGCTGTTTACCGGCTCCGGCACCACTCTTGATTATGATATTGATCGCATTGTCATATCTCCGCGGGGGAAGAATCAAGTTCTCGGTTACGATAAAAAACAATATCGTGGTTTGTTCGAACTGACCTCTATCTCCGGACAGATTAAGCTCGTCAATATTGTTTATATGGAGGATTATTTGCTTGGCGTGGTTCCGCTTGAGATCGGACCCACTCCCGATTCCATGGTTGAATCGGTGAAAGCCCAGGCGGTAGCGGCTCGGACCTACGCCATGTCGCATTTAGATCAATACGGAGTTGAAGCCGGATATGATCTCAAGGCCGATATTATCGATCAGGTTTACGGCGGATTGTCAGTAGAAATAAAAAAGTTTCGTAACGCGATAATGGCGACTAAAGGCCAGGTGGCGGTTTACAACGATGAAATGATAGACGCTTATTATCATTCGACTTGCGGCGGGACGACCGATGATATTGAGGATGTCTGGGACAAAGATCCCCGCCCGTATTTGAAGATGATTAGCGATGGCGACGCCTGTGGGATTTCCAAATATCATTCGTGGGAAGAATCATTTACCGCTGATCAACTGGTTTTAAGGTTGGAGCAGTATCTTTCGCGGGAACGGGGTAACGATATCCGGGTTGGCCGACTCATTGACATTCGCATCCCGAATCGTACTCCCGGCGGCCGCACGGCGGCGGTCACGTTTGAAACTACCAACGGCAGATACACATTCAATAAGGAAAAGGTTCGCTGGGTTATCGGTCGCACCGATAATTCCGAAGGAATTTTGCGTTCGGCTAATTTTACTCTCGATATCAGGAAAAATAATCAAGGCGAAATAGAAAAAGTTGTCTTTCGAGGGCGCGGTTATGGCCATGGCGTCGGCATGTGTCAAATGGGAGCTAAGGGTCTCGCCGCCGAAGGCATCACTTATGATTCCATTTTATCTTTATATTATCAGGGCACCGAAATAAAAAGTCTCTATTAA
- a CDS encoding GGDEF domain-containing protein: MKLIYRESRSILPRVESLHLFTRLIIILGVTAYLIFGDLAKQNFTPLAILLGVEIGLYCVWWYLNTKKSSVNSNLYLMAIAIDVILITGIIHYTGGLHSEFYIFYFLVVSLGAYMMPTKPTLLLCFFITTSFLAGNYQSLDRLDPLVFSLHFVAIWFYALTVNYVAEYIRRSEGRLLKVFNTLNRRTSELEKTHAQLEMVYENSRILAGILDFDQIIEEIIKIGERVLDYPALGILLTGPGKSLIYRGRLIGGKKETRLKKAGRDEMQLAYRVVDAGEPVRVVDLSKRNDYQSLLKSARSAMLVPMVTHGRATGLLCAESPRRGVFDERDEAFLSVLARSAAMALENAILHRKTEELTIIDDLTGIYNYRYFSDKIREEKRRAVRYDQPLSLIMLDIDWFKKFNDNYGHEVGNHVLTKLVDVIRCGIRDVDILCRYGGEEFIVILPQTIEREALKIAERIRKEVELAEFGGDGIPDLKVTVSVGVSSYPENGLTEEELVNAVDQAMYRAKGSGKNTVCTV; the protein is encoded by the coding sequence ATGAAACTAATATATCGTGAATCGCGATCTATATTACCGCGCGTAGAATCGCTCCATCTATTCACACGCCTGATTATCATATTGGGAGTGACCGCGTATCTTATTTTTGGCGATCTGGCCAAGCAGAATTTCACGCCCCTGGCTATTCTGTTAGGGGTGGAGATTGGTCTGTATTGCGTCTGGTGGTATCTTAATACCAAAAAAAGTTCCGTCAACTCTAATTTATATTTAATGGCGATTGCCATCGATGTCATTCTGATTACGGGAATAATTCATTATACGGGTGGCCTCCACTCTGAGTTCTATATTTTCTATTTTCTCGTAGTATCACTCGGCGCCTATATGATGCCCACTAAACCAACATTACTACTCTGTTTTTTTATTACCACTTCATTTCTTGCTGGTAATTACCAATCCTTGGATCGACTGGACCCGCTTGTTTTTTCGTTGCATTTTGTGGCCATCTGGTTTTACGCCTTGACTGTCAATTATGTCGCCGAATATATCAGGCGCTCGGAAGGCCGCTTACTAAAAGTATTCAATACCCTGAATCGCCGGACCAGCGAGTTGGAAAAAACTCATGCCCAGCTTGAGATGGTGTATGAAAACAGTCGTATTCTGGCGGGGATATTGGATTTTGATCAAATTATTGAAGAGATTATAAAGATTGGCGAGCGAGTTCTCGATTACCCGGCGCTGGGCATTTTGTTGACCGGGCCGGGCAAAAGCTTAATTTATCGAGGCCGGCTCATCGGCGGCAAGAAGGAAACCCGTCTGAAAAAGGCCGGGCGGGACGAAATGCAGTTGGCTTATCGAGTCGTCGATGCCGGTGAACCGGTTCGGGTAGTTGATTTATCCAAACGTAATGATTATCAGTCATTGCTCAAATCGGCCCGGTCGGCGATGCTGGTACCGATGGTGACTCATGGCCGAGCCACCGGTCTTTTATGCGCCGAATCGCCCCGTCGCGGAGTATTTGATGAGCGAGACGAAGCTTTTCTGTCGGTATTGGCTCGTTCGGCGGCGATGGCTCTGGAAAACGCTATCCTGCACCGCAAGACAGAAGAATTGACAATCATCGATGATCTGACCGGAATTTATAATTATCGCTACTTCTCGGATAAAATCAGGGAAGAAAAGAGAAGGGCGGTCAGATATGATCAACCGTTATCACTCATTATGCTCGATATTGACTGGTTTAAGAAATTTAATGACAATTACGGTCATGAGGTTGGAAATCATGTTTTAACTAAACTTGTCGATGTGATTCGGTGTGGAATTCGAGATGTTGATATCCTTTGCCGATATGGCGGAGAAGAATTTATTGTCATATTACCCCAGACTATTGAGCGTGAAGCGTTGAAAATTGCCGAACGAATCCGCAAAGAAGTAGAATTAGCGGAATTTGGCGGTGACGGAATACCTGATTTGAAAGTAACCGTATCGGTCGGGGTCAGCAGCTATCCTGAAAATGGGTTAACCGAAGAAGAGCTTGTCAACGCCGTCGATCAGGCGATGTATCGCGCCAAAGGGTCCGGAAAAAATACTGTCTGCACCGTTTGA
- a CDS encoding VOC family protein yields the protein MPYKFSRCIAMQHPAEKQVLEFYRNVIGLEVVGEGPDGVELNADPYRLFLDGREPRELIMELIVPDLEKAREELVAAGCRVIRWEGKGKCCYIRDPFGQLFNIWEDPDAFK from the coding sequence ATGCCTTATAAATTCAGCCGCTGTATCGCCATGCAGCATCCCGCGGAAAAGCAGGTTCTGGAATTTTATCGCAATGTTATCGGATTGGAGGTCGTCGGGGAAGGACCCGATGGAGTCGAGCTCAACGCCGACCCGTACCGCCTCTTTCTGGATGGCCGGGAACCGCGGGAATTGATAATGGAATTGATCGTACCGGATTTGGAAAAAGCTCGCGAAGAATTGGTCGCCGCCGGTTGCCGGGTAATTCGCTGGGAAGGCAAAGGGAAATGTTGTTATATTCGCGATCCGTTCGGGCAGCTTTTTAATATCTGGGAAGACCCGGATGCATTCAAATGA
- a CDS encoding GyrI-like domain-containing protein has protein sequence MKKIDYKKEFKHLYNPSKKDVEIIEVPPMNYLMVDGRGDPNNSVEFQQAIEALFSVSYALKFIIKKSEIGVDYGVMPLEGLWWSDDMGVFNRDEKDKWQWTLMIMQPDLVTGELYEIACREISKKKEIAALKRLRYDSYFEGRVVQIMHIGLYSQEEPTIAALHAHIEAEGYIKSGKHHEIYLSDMRRANPKNLRTILRQPIKEG, from the coding sequence ATGAAAAAAATTGATTATAAAAAAGAATTTAAGCATTTATACAATCCTTCCAAAAAAGACGTTGAAATCATTGAAGTGCCCCCCATGAATTATCTCATGGTTGACGGTCGAGGCGATCCGAATAATTCTGTAGAGTTTCAGCAGGCGATTGAGGCTCTCTTCAGCGTATCATATGCGTTGAAATTCATCATTAAAAAGAGTGAGATCGGCGTCGATTATGGAGTCATGCCGCTGGAAGGATTATGGTGGTCGGATGACATGGGGGTATTTAATCGCGATGAAAAAGATAAATGGCAATGGACGCTGATGATTATGCAGCCGGACCTGGTGACCGGTGAACTCTATGAGATTGCCTGCCGGGAGATTTCTAAGAAAAAGGAGATTGCCGCCTTGAAAAGACTCCGGTATGATTCTTATTTTGAGGGACGAGTGGTTCAGATTATGCATATTGGCCTGTATTCCCAGGAAGAACCAACGATTGCGGCGCTTCATGCGCATATTGAAGCTGAGGGATACATCAAAAGTGGCAAGCATCATGAAATATATCTGAGCGATATGCGTCGGGCCAATCCGAAAAATTTGAGGACAATTTTGCGTCAACCGATAAAGGAAGGATAA
- a CDS encoding glycoside hydrolase family 3 N-terminal domain-containing protein produces MNDAALHPGKFFIISFPENLPCDETLSFIQDNHISGIILFGNHCEDRSSLKSWLRDFKKSLGRKLIVAVDQEGGCVRRFKRNFPGLESPRYYGYHNKFDQYRDDLKRVCEELHETGININLVPTVDLFDTDDEHVLDTRTFSDDPEIVSRYARVTIDIHHEMGLLCCGKHFPGLGRSENDPHLSLSQCNLSEKDFFEFELRPFSDIASHGVDSIMVTHLNIPRVDENPAVVSRVVINEWLKQKLKFENAVITDDLLMLGALEIDTAPNLALRAFEAGVDFLLFGQKLKQTKDVYQDFSEKMVADYFSVQRIEDAALRADNLINQLNR; encoded by the coding sequence ATGAACGATGCCGCATTACATCCCGGAAAATTTTTTATTATTTCTTTTCCGGAAAATTTACCGTGTGACGAAACCCTTTCTTTTATACAGGACAATCACATCAGTGGCATTATTCTTTTCGGCAATCATTGCGAAGACAGGAGCAGTCTTAAAAGCTGGCTGAGAGATTTCAAAAAGTCTCTGGGGCGAAAATTAATCGTTGCTGTGGACCAGGAGGGAGGCTGCGTGCGGCGGTTCAAGCGCAATTTCCCCGGTCTGGAGTCTCCTCGCTATTACGGATATCACAACAAGTTTGACCAATATCGCGATGATTTGAAACGGGTGTGTGAAGAACTACATGAAACTGGGATAAATATTAATCTCGTGCCAACGGTTGACTTATTCGATACCGATGACGAACATGTTCTCGATACGCGGACCTTTTCCGACGATCCCGAAATCGTATCGCGTTATGCGAGAGTTACTATCGACATTCATCATGAGATGGGATTATTGTGCTGCGGTAAGCATTTTCCGGGATTGGGCCGGTCGGAAAATGATCCGCATCTGTCACTATCGCAATGCAACCTGTCAGAGAAAGATTTTTTTGAGTTTGAGCTCCGTCCATTTTCTGATATTGCATCGCATGGGGTGGATAGTATCATGGTAACTCATTTGAATATACCCAGGGTAGATGAAAACCCGGCGGTGGTTTCACGAGTTGTAATAAATGAATGGTTGAAGCAAAAACTCAAATTTGAAAACGCGGTAATTACCGATGATTTGCTAATGTTGGGTGCCTTGGAAATTGATACGGCACCGAATCTCGCTTTGCGCGCGTTCGAGGCGGGGGTAGATTTTTTATTATTCGGGCAAAAACTGAAACAAACGAAGGATGTGTATCAGGACTTTAGTGAGAAAATGGTGGCCGATTACTTTTCCGTTCAGAGAATCGAAGACGCTGCTTTGAGGGCGGATAATCTTATAAATCAATTGAATAGGTAA